One region of Flavobacterium pisciphilum genomic DNA includes:
- a CDS encoding glycoside hydrolase family 97 protein, whose protein sequence is MKNFIFTAFILVAFCNITKAQQLKSPEGKFVMEFSLQSDGTPTYNLKYKNKEVVKSSKLGLELKDDKKSLLNDFTIVDTKTTTFDENWKPVWGEVASIRNHYNELAVTLNQKGTDRQLLIRFRLFNDGLGFRYEFPTQKNLTYFIIKEEKTQFAMTGDHTAFWIPGDYDTQEYDYTKSKLSEIRGLSEKAYTANVSQKSFSPTGVQTSLMLKTAEGLFINLHEAALIDYSCMHLNLDDKNMIFESWLTPDAKGDKGHMQAPSHSPWRTIIVSDDAREILDSKMTLNLNDPCKIEDTSWIKPVKYVGVWWEMITGKSSWSYTNDFPTVQLGVTDFSKAKPNGTHGATNANVKKYIDFAALNGFDAVLVEGWNEGWEDWFGHSKDYVFDFVTPYPDFDVKGLHAYAKSKGVKIIMHHETSGSVRNYERHMDKAYKFMNDNGYDAVKSGYVGDILPRGENHYSQWIVNHYQYALEKAAEYKIMVNAHEAVRPTGISRTYPNLIGNESARGTEYQAFGGSKANHVTILPFTRLIGGPMDYTPGIFEMDISKLNPENKSHVNSTIANQLALYVTMYSPLQMAADLPEHYNKFADAFQFIKDVAIDWDESKYLEAEPGDYITVARKAKGKNSWFVGNVNGDTARTSNINFNFLEKGKKYTATIYADAKDAHYKTNPQAYTIKKIAVTNKSKLSQLSVPGGGYAISIIETK, encoded by the coding sequence ATGAAGAATTTCATTTTCACAGCCTTCATTCTAGTTGCATTTTGTAACATTACAAAAGCACAACAACTAAAATCGCCTGAAGGAAAATTTGTCATGGAGTTTTCGCTACAAAGCGATGGAACTCCAACTTACAATCTTAAATACAAAAACAAAGAGGTTGTAAAATCCAGTAAGTTGGGTCTTGAGCTTAAAGATGATAAAAAATCATTATTGAATGACTTTACAATTGTTGATACAAAAACAACAACTTTTGATGAAAACTGGAAACCAGTTTGGGGAGAAGTAGCATCAATTCGTAATCATTATAATGAATTGGCTGTTACATTAAACCAAAAAGGAACAGACAGACAATTGTTAATCCGTTTTCGTTTATTCAATGATGGACTTGGATTCCGTTATGAATTTCCAACACAAAAAAATCTTACGTATTTTATAATCAAAGAAGAAAAAACACAATTTGCAATGACGGGTGACCATACTGCATTTTGGATTCCTGGGGATTATGACACGCAAGAATACGATTATACAAAATCAAAATTATCAGAAATCCGTGGATTATCTGAAAAAGCATATACAGCAAACGTTTCTCAAAAGTCTTTTTCTCCAACAGGAGTTCAAACTTCGCTTATGCTAAAAACTGCAGAAGGATTATTTATTAATCTTCACGAAGCAGCATTAATTGATTATTCATGCATGCACTTAAACTTGGATGATAAAAACATGATATTCGAATCATGGTTAACTCCAGATGCAAAAGGAGACAAAGGGCATATGCAAGCGCCTAGCCATTCTCCTTGGAGAACAATTATTGTTAGTGACGATGCAAGAGAAATTCTTGATTCAAAAATGACATTAAACTTAAATGACCCATGTAAAATTGAGGACACTTCTTGGATAAAACCAGTTAAATACGTAGGTGTTTGGTGGGAAATGATTACAGGAAAAAGCTCTTGGTCATACACTAACGATTTCCCTACAGTACAACTTGGCGTTACCGATTTCTCAAAAGCGAAACCGAATGGTACACATGGTGCAACTAATGCTAATGTAAAAAAATACATTGACTTTGCTGCCTTAAATGGTTTTGATGCCGTTCTAGTTGAAGGTTGGAATGAAGGTTGGGAAGACTGGTTTGGACACTCAAAAGATTATGTTTTTGATTTCGTAACTCCTTACCCAGATTTTGATGTAAAAGGATTGCATGCTTATGCAAAATCAAAAGGTGTAAAAATAATCATGCACCATGAAACTTCAGGTTCAGTTCGTAATTATGAGCGTCATATGGACAAAGCATACAAATTCATGAACGACAATGGATACGATGCTGTAAAAAGTGGTTACGTAGGTGATATTTTACCAAGAGGTGAAAATCATTACAGCCAATGGATTGTAAACCATTACCAATATGCGCTAGAGAAAGCAGCCGAATACAAAATTATGGTTAATGCACACGAAGCAGTTCGCCCAACAGGTATTAGCAGAACATATCCTAACTTAATTGGTAACGAATCAGCAAGAGGAACAGAATACCAAGCATTTGGAGGTTCAAAAGCAAATCACGTAACTATTTTACCTTTTACAAGATTAATTGGAGGACCAATGGATTATACTCCTGGTATTTTCGAAATGGATATCAGCAAACTTAATCCAGAGAACAAATCGCATGTAAACAGTACAATTGCAAATCAATTAGCATTATACGTTACTATGTACAGCCCATTACAAATGGCGGCTGACCTTCCTGAACACTACAACAAATTTGCTGATGCATTTCAATTCATCAAAGATGTTGCTATTGATTGGGATGAGAGTAAATACCTAGAAGCTGAACCAGGTGATTATATCACAGTAGCTCGTAAAGCAAAAGGGAAAAATAGTTGGTTCGTAGGTAATGTAAACGGAGATACAGCCCGTACATCAAACATCAATTTTAACTTCCTTGAAAAAGGAAAAAAATACACAGCAACAATTTATGCTGATGCAAAAGATGCACATTACAAAACAAATCCACAAGCATACACAATCAAGAAAATAGCTGTAACAAATAAATCTAAATTATCACAGTTATCAGTTCCTGGTGGTGGTTATGCAATTAGCATAATCGAAACCAAATAA
- a CDS encoding glycerophosphodiester phosphodiesterase translates to MLKIAHRGARGYEPENTLQAFQRAIEMKVDGIELDVHLSSDGHLIVIHDETIDRTTNGKGFVNSLSLQELKDFRIENEHQIPTLSEVFDLVNQQCFINIELKGLGTANAVVALIELYISEKNWNYSSFIVSSFDWDFLQQIASLNPKIPIGVLTETDVDLAITFAKDIKAKAIHPDFHLLNKENTIQMQEIGFQVFPWTVNEKEDIAKIKTYNVNGIISDFTDRI, encoded by the coding sequence ATGCTAAAAATAGCGCATCGTGGTGCAAGAGGGTACGAACCCGAAAATACCTTGCAAGCTTTTCAAAGAGCTATCGAAATGAAAGTTGATGGTATTGAACTAGATGTGCATCTTAGCTCAGATGGTCACCTCATAGTAATTCATGACGAAACGATTGATAGAACTACTAATGGAAAAGGTTTTGTAAATAGCCTATCTTTGCAGGAATTAAAAGATTTTCGAATAGAAAACGAGCATCAAATTCCAACACTATCAGAAGTTTTTGATTTAGTAAATCAACAATGTTTTATTAATATCGAACTAAAAGGTTTAGGAACTGCCAATGCTGTGGTTGCATTAATCGAGTTATACATTTCAGAAAAAAACTGGAATTATAGTTCTTTTATTGTTTCAAGTTTCGATTGGGATTTCTTACAGCAAATTGCTTCACTAAATCCAAAAATACCAATCGGCGTTTTGACCGAAACAGATGTAGATTTAGCGATTACTTTTGCAAAAGATATAAAAGCCAAAGCAATACATCCTGATTTTCATTTGCTAAACAAAGAGAATACAATACAAATGCAAGAAATAGGATTTCAGGTTTTCCCTTGGACAGTTAATGAAAAGGAAGACATTGCAAAAATAAAAACATACAACGTAAACGGAATCATTAGTGATTTTACAGATAGAATATGA
- a CDS encoding glycoside hydrolase family 13 protein: MKNQKKMFQINHSFYKILLIVLFFSASAKAQVQKVEPPFWYAGMHNPELQIMFYGKNIAQYEPSVSNNVTIKDIKKTENPNYIFVTIDTKNIPASELVFSFKNKNKVAYTQKYSLKKRRENSAQRKSFDASDMMYLIMPDRFANGNPKNDSNASLVEKVNRSIPGGRHGGDIEGIIKNLDYISSLGATAIWNTPLNEDNDKEHSYHTYAQSDVYKIDARYGTNEDYVRLSNEMHKRNMKLVMDYVTNHWGITHWMMKDLPTKSWINQFENYTQTHHRREVITDIHASKLDKEVCIDGWFVPSMPDLNLKNPLVAKYLTQNAIWWIEYANLDGFRVDTYNYSDPTAMANWAKSVTDEYPNFNIVGEIWMHNQANLAYWQKDSKIGAIQNYNSNLPSVMDFTLHNQIGSAFNEDEATWDNGMIKFYNNFALDYLYPNTNNIMVFAENHDTSRINDLYKYDIAKYKLVMTLMATVRGIPQLYYGSEIGMGGDKSQGDGGIRLDFPGGWNGDTNNAFTKEGRTATQAQYFDFTSKLFNWRKSNEAVHFGKMTHYIPENNTYVYFRYTDAKTVMVVFNNNAKSQTIKTNRFQENIKNHKTGKDVITDKTFDLTSEITLEPKSAIVLELE; this comes from the coding sequence ATGAAAAATCAAAAAAAAATGTTTCAAATAAACCACTCATTCTATAAAATACTTCTAATAGTCTTGTTCTTTTCTGCTTCAGCAAAAGCACAGGTTCAGAAAGTAGAGCCACCGTTTTGGTACGCAGGAATGCATAATCCAGAACTTCAGATTATGTTTTACGGAAAAAACATTGCGCAATATGAACCTTCCGTTTCTAACAATGTAACCATTAAAGACATTAAAAAAACCGAAAATCCTAACTACATTTTCGTAACAATCGACACTAAAAATATACCTGCATCAGAGTTAGTTTTTTCATTTAAAAACAAAAACAAAGTTGCCTACACCCAAAAATACTCTTTAAAGAAAAGAAGAGAAAATTCAGCTCAACGCAAAAGTTTCGATGCATCGGATATGATGTATTTAATCATGCCTGATCGTTTTGCAAATGGAAATCCTAAAAATGATAGCAATGCTTCATTAGTAGAAAAAGTAAATCGCTCAATCCCAGGTGGACGTCACGGTGGAGATATTGAAGGAATTATCAAAAACCTAGATTACATTTCTTCTTTGGGCGCAACAGCAATCTGGAATACACCTTTAAACGAAGACAACGATAAAGAACATTCGTATCATACCTATGCACAATCAGATGTATACAAAATCGATGCCCGTTACGGAACCAATGAAGATTATGTTCGTTTATCTAATGAAATGCATAAAAGAAACATGAAATTAGTTATGGATTATGTAACCAATCACTGGGGAATCACACATTGGATGATGAAAGATTTACCAACAAAATCATGGATAAATCAATTTGAAAACTACACTCAAACACATCACAGACGCGAAGTAATCACTGACATCCATGCTTCAAAATTAGATAAAGAAGTTTGCATCGATGGATGGTTTGTTCCTTCAATGCCAGATTTGAATTTAAAAAACCCACTTGTAGCAAAATACCTAACTCAAAACGCAATCTGGTGGATTGAATATGCAAATCTTGACGGATTTAGAGTAGATACTTATAACTATTCAGATCCAACAGCAATGGCCAATTGGGCAAAATCGGTTACAGATGAATATCCAAACTTTAATATTGTTGGAGAAATCTGGATGCACAATCAAGCTAATTTAGCCTATTGGCAAAAAGACAGTAAAATTGGTGCTATCCAAAATTACAATTCAAATTTGCCAAGTGTAATGGATTTCACCTTACACAATCAAATCGGGTCAGCATTTAATGAAGACGAAGCGACTTGGGATAATGGTATGATAAAATTTTACAACAATTTTGCTTTAGACTATTTGTATCCAAATACAAACAACATCATGGTTTTTGCAGAGAATCATGACACAAGCAGAATCAATGATCTTTACAAATATGACATTGCTAAATACAAATTGGTAATGACATTAATGGCAACCGTTCGTGGAATTCCACAATTGTATTATGGTTCAGAAATTGGAATGGGTGGAGACAAAAGCCAAGGAGATGGTGGAATACGTCTAGATTTTCCTGGTGGATGGAATGGCGATACAAACAATGCCTTTACTAAAGAAGGTCGAACTGCTACACAGGCACAATACTTTGATTTCACATCAAAACTATTCAATTGGAGAAAGTCAAATGAAGCAGTTCATTTCGGAAAAATGACACATTACATTCCAGAAAACAACACCTATGTCTATTTTAGATATACTGATGCAAAAACAGTAATGGTCGTTTTTAATAACAATGCAAAATCGCAAACTATTAAAACAAATCGTTTCCAAGAAAACATCAAAAATCACAAAACTGGTAAAGACGTTATAACTGATAAAACATTTGATTTGACATCAGAAATTACTTTAGAACCTAAATCAGCTATTGTTCTAGAACTAGAATAA
- a CDS encoding NAD(P)/FAD-dependent oxidoreductase yields the protein MTQNFDIIIVGGGAAGFFTAINIVEKNSKLKVAILERGSEVLTKVRISGGGRCNVTHACFEPNELVKFYPRGEKELRGPFHQFCSGDTIEWFEKHGVELKIEDDGRLFPTSNSSQTIIDCFLKATAKLGITVLTGQSVQSIYKKENFWKVETQNQNYIADKLVLATGSNPKIWEMLQTFGHAIISPVPSLFTFNIKDPRIKELPGVAAQVTVKVKNTKLESTGPLLITHWGMSGPAILKLSAWGARILHDKNYQFTISVNWLNDVDTEDAEKILKELKQEHAKKAVSKKSPFDFPNRLWESLVLASNIEIETKWADLSKIQLQNLANQLTNATFQVNGKSTFKEEFVTAGGIDLKEINFKTMESKLHENLYFAGEIVNIDAITGGFNFQNAWTSGFIVANSI from the coding sequence ATGACTCAAAATTTTGATATAATAATAGTAGGTGGTGGAGCAGCAGGATTTTTTACAGCAATAAATATTGTAGAGAAAAACTCAAAATTAAAAGTAGCTATTTTAGAACGTGGCTCCGAAGTGCTTACAAAAGTTCGTATTTCTGGTGGTGGTCGTTGTAATGTAACACATGCCTGTTTTGAACCCAATGAATTGGTAAAATTTTATCCGCGTGGCGAAAAAGAACTACGAGGACCTTTTCATCAATTTTGTTCAGGAGACACAATCGAATGGTTCGAAAAACATGGTGTAGAATTAAAAATCGAAGACGATGGGCGACTATTCCCTACATCCAATTCTTCGCAAACTATTATCGATTGTTTTTTAAAAGCAACTGCAAAATTAGGCATTACTGTTCTTACAGGACAAAGCGTACAATCTATCTACAAAAAAGAAAACTTCTGGAAAGTCGAAACACAGAATCAGAACTATATTGCTGATAAATTAGTCCTTGCAACTGGAAGTAATCCTAAAATATGGGAAATGCTACAAACTTTTGGACATGCAATCATATCTCCCGTTCCTTCCCTATTTACATTTAACATAAAAGACCCAAGAATAAAAGAATTACCAGGAGTTGCAGCACAAGTAACTGTAAAAGTAAAAAATACCAAACTTGAATCTACAGGACCATTATTAATCACACATTGGGGAATGAGTGGGCCAGCAATTCTGAAACTTTCGGCTTGGGGAGCACGTATTTTACATGACAAGAATTACCAATTCACAATTTCTGTAAATTGGTTAAATGATGTGGATACTGAAGATGCTGAAAAAATACTAAAAGAATTAAAACAAGAACATGCTAAGAAAGCAGTTTCAAAAAAATCCCCTTTTGATTTCCCAAATCGATTATGGGAAAGTTTGGTTCTAGCCTCTAATATAGAAATAGAAACCAAATGGGCTGATTTATCTAAAATTCAACTTCAGAATTTAGCCAATCAGTTAACCAATGCAACATTCCAAGTAAATGGAAAAAGTACTTTTAAAGAAGAATTTGTAACAGCTGGCGGAATTGATTTAAAAGAAATCAATTTTAAAACCATGGAAAGCAAACTGCATGAGAATCTATATTTTGCTGGAGAAATTGTAAATATCGATGCCATTACAGGAGGATTTAACTTTCAAAATGCATGGACAAGCGGTTTTATTGTAGCGAATAGTATTTAA